From Pseudomonas sp. B21-028, one genomic window encodes:
- a CDS encoding inorganic triphosphatase gives MQKETEIKLRVSRETLAALREHPLLKKRNKGGWERRELMNQYFDTPERDLARAKVALRLRRDGEEVIQTLKTRGQSIAGLSERNEYDWHLPKAKLDLKKLDGECWPEALAELDKKTLKAIFTTDFVRERAEIAWGRGKSKVVIEAALDLGHVVVGKQKEEICELELELREGEPAALLELAAELAATLPLMPCDISKAERGYRLHDASSYALSLPAPQLTAEMPLDDAFAALSWHLLGSSQRLAEQYRFNGHWRLLLDWVENLAELRALLSSLGQAAPRQSTHDLRVALDALLEDWRPLVQAGLDDEDVRKAAPEQFLEELQDPRWGLFSLNVSRWLLARGWTTERNTRGNRQGAAQLNSWLPRLLGEEASSLQLQRYQQQPEDLAEQLPRIERIQVWLHHARAVLDIPEMDRLYGELNKLAQLANEPITDEALDARKHQAIAVYQNRAWKMLLRL, from the coding sequence ATGCAGAAAGAAACCGAAATCAAACTCCGCGTCAGCCGCGAGACCCTGGCAGCCTTGCGCGAGCATCCGCTGCTGAAAAAACGCAACAAAGGCGGCTGGGAACGCCGTGAGCTGATGAACCAGTATTTCGACACGCCCGAGCGTGATCTGGCCCGGGCCAAGGTCGCCCTGCGCCTGCGCCGCGACGGTGAAGAGGTAATCCAGACCCTCAAGACCCGTGGCCAGAGCATCGCCGGCCTGTCCGAGCGCAACGAATACGACTGGCACCTGCCCAAAGCCAAGCTCGACCTGAAGAAACTCGACGGCGAATGCTGGCCCGAGGCCTTGGCCGAACTGGACAAGAAAACCCTCAAGGCCATCTTCACCACCGATTTCGTCCGCGAACGCGCCGAAATCGCCTGGGGTCGCGGCAAAAGCAAAGTAGTCATCGAAGCCGCGCTGGATCTGGGCCATGTCGTGGTCGGCAAACAGAAGGAAGAAATCTGCGAACTGGAACTGGAACTGCGCGAAGGCGAGCCCGCCGCGCTGCTGGAACTGGCCGCCGAACTGGCCGCGACCCTGCCCTTGATGCCCTGCGACATCAGCAAGGCCGAACGTGGCTACCGCCTGCACGATGCAAGCAGCTACGCCCTGAGCCTGCCCGCCCCGCAATTGACCGCCGAAATGCCGCTGGACGACGCCTTCGCCGCGCTGAGCTGGCATTTGCTGGGCAGCAGCCAGCGCCTGGCCGAGCAATACCGCTTCAACGGCCACTGGCGTCTGCTGTTGGATTGGGTGGAAAACCTCGCTGAACTGCGCGCCTTGCTCAGCAGCCTCGGCCAGGCCGCACCACGCCAATCGACCCACGACTTGCGCGTCGCCCTGGACGCCCTGCTGGAAGACTGGCGTCCGCTGGTCCAGGCCGGCCTGGACGACGAAGACGTGCGCAAGGCCGCGCCGGAGCAATTCCTTGAGGAGCTGCAGGACCCGCGTTGGGGCCTGTTTTCCCTGAACGTTTCGCGCTGGCTGCTGGCTCGCGGCTGGACGACCGAGCGCAACACCCGCGGCAATCGCCAGGGCGCGGCGCAACTCAACAGTTGGCTGCCACGGCTGCTGGGCGAGGAAGCCTCATCCCTGCAACTGCAACGCTACCAGCAGCAACCGGAAGACCTGGCCGAACAACTCCCGCGCATCGAGCGCATCCAGGTCTGGCTGCACCATGCCCGTGCGGTGCTGGACATACCTGAGATGGACCGCCTCTACGGCGAGCTGAACAAACTGGCGCAATTGGCCAACGAGCCCATTACCGACGAAGCCCTGGATGCACGCAAGCATCAGGCGATTGCGGTGTACCAGAATCGGGCCTGGAAGATGTTGTTGCGCTTGTAA
- a CDS encoding Lrp/AsnC family transcriptional regulator: MHSELDGYDRRILALLQEDASLSSAQIAEQVGLSQSPCWRRIQRMKEEGIIRGQVTLLDRKKIGLNTQIFAEIKLNAHGRSNFTEFTEAIRGFPEVLECYVLMGSVDFLLRIVTADIEAYERFFFEKLSLVPGIQEVNSIVALSEIKSTTSLPVVR, from the coding sequence ATGCACAGCGAGCTGGATGGTTACGACCGCAGGATACTGGCGCTTCTACAAGAGGATGCCTCACTGTCCAGCGCGCAGATCGCCGAACAGGTGGGCCTGTCCCAGTCGCCGTGCTGGCGACGGATCCAGCGGATGAAGGAGGAGGGCATCATTCGCGGTCAGGTGACGTTGCTCGACCGCAAGAAAATCGGACTCAACACGCAGATTTTCGCCGAAATCAAACTCAACGCCCACGGTCGTTCGAACTTCACCGAGTTCACCGAGGCGATTCGCGGCTTTCCCGAAGTCCTGGAATGTTATGTGCTGATGGGGTCGGTGGATTTTCTGCTGCGCATCGTCACAGCGGACATCGAGGCGTATGAGCGATTCTTTTTCGAGAAGCTGTCGCTGGTGCCGGGGATACAGGAAGTGAACTCGATCGTGGCGCTCTCGGAGATCAAGTCCACGACGAGTTTGCCGGTGGTGCGCTGA
- a CDS encoding GspE/PulE family protein: MSTKHATQDRWLDLNDLLRQLVTQGFISQDSAETALNARRRHTANNQLHPLEFIANQHLDDLSRPGKRLDLESLTLWLSQQAGQPYMRIDPLKINVAAVTPLMSYAFAQRHKILAVAVDRDAVTVASAQPYVSSWESDLTHVLKLPIKRVVANPVDIQRLSVEFYRLAKSVSGATTTDQQPSNLSNFEQLLNLGASDQEPDANDAHIVNIVDWLFQYAFQQRASDIHIEPRREQGTVRFRIDGVLHTVYQFPPQVTMAIISRLKNLGRMNVAEKRKPQDGRVKTKTPDGNEVELRLSTLPTAFGEKMVMRIFDPEVLLKDFDQLGFSADDLRRWQDMTRQPNGIILVTGPTGSGKTTTLYTTLKKLATPEVNLCTIEDPIEMVESSFNQMQVQHNIDLSFAAGVRALMRQDPDIIMIGEIRDLETAEMAIQAALTGHLVLSTLHTNDAPSAISRLLELGVPHYLIKATVLGIMAQRLVRTLCPHCKAPLALDEEDWQTLTRPWQAPLPSNAQQAVGCLECRDTGYRGRAGVYEILQLSDSIKGLIHADTDLLAVRRQAFKEGMRSLRLSGAQKIAAGLTTVEEVLRVTPQSEHK; this comes from the coding sequence ATGTCCACCAAACACGCCACTCAGGACCGCTGGCTGGACCTCAACGATCTACTGCGCCAACTGGTCACCCAGGGCTTCATCAGCCAGGACTCGGCCGAAACCGCGCTCAATGCCCGGCGACGCCACACCGCGAACAACCAGCTGCACCCGCTGGAGTTCATCGCCAACCAGCATCTGGACGACCTCAGCCGCCCCGGCAAGCGCCTGGACCTGGAGAGCCTGACCCTGTGGTTGTCCCAGCAGGCCGGCCAGCCGTACATGCGCATCGACCCGCTGAAGATCAATGTCGCCGCCGTTACGCCGCTGATGTCCTATGCCTTTGCCCAGCGCCACAAGATCCTGGCGGTGGCCGTCGATCGCGACGCCGTCACCGTCGCCAGTGCCCAACCGTACGTCAGCAGTTGGGAATCGGACCTGACCCATGTACTCAAGCTGCCGATCAAGCGGGTGGTCGCCAACCCCGTGGACATCCAGCGCCTGAGCGTGGAGTTCTATCGCCTCGCCAAATCGGTCAGCGGCGCCACCACGACCGACCAGCAACCGAGCAACCTCAGCAACTTCGAACAGTTGCTCAACCTGGGCGCCAGCGACCAGGAGCCGGACGCCAACGACGCGCATATCGTCAATATCGTCGACTGGCTGTTCCAGTACGCCTTCCAGCAGCGCGCCAGTGATATCCACATCGAGCCGCGTCGCGAGCAGGGCACGGTGCGGTTCCGCATCGACGGCGTGCTGCATACCGTCTATCAATTCCCGCCCCAGGTGACGATGGCGATCATCAGCCGCCTGAAGAACCTGGGACGGATGAACGTCGCGGAAAAACGCAAACCCCAGGACGGCCGGGTCAAGACCAAGACCCCGGACGGTAACGAGGTGGAATTGCGCCTGTCGACATTGCCCACGGCGTTTGGCGAAAAAATGGTCATGCGGATCTTCGACCCCGAAGTCCTGCTCAAGGATTTCGACCAGCTCGGTTTCTCCGCCGACGACCTGCGCCGCTGGCAAGACATGACGCGTCAGCCCAACGGCATCATCCTGGTGACCGGCCCTACCGGTTCCGGCAAGACCACCACGCTCTACACCACCCTGAAGAAGCTGGCGACGCCGGAGGTGAACCTCTGCACCATCGAGGACCCGATCGAGATGGTCGAGTCGTCCTTCAACCAGATGCAGGTGCAGCACAACATCGACCTGAGTTTCGCCGCAGGGGTGCGCGCGCTCATGCGGCAGGACCCGGACATCATCATGATCGGCGAAATCCGTGACCTGGAAACCGCCGAGATGGCGATCCAGGCGGCGCTCACCGGGCACCTGGTGCTTTCGACGCTGCATACCAACGATGCGCCGAGCGCCATCAGTCGCCTGCTTGAGCTCGGCGTGCCCCACTATCTGATCAAGGCCACGGTCCTCGGGATCATGGCCCAGCGCCTGGTGCGCACGCTGTGTCCTCATTGCAAGGCGCCCCTGGCCCTGGACGAGGAAGACTGGCAGACCTTGACCCGGCCCTGGCAGGCCCCGCTGCCGAGCAATGCCCAACAAGCCGTCGGTTGCCTGGAATGCCGTGATACCGGTTACCGCGGCCGCGCCGGGGTCTACGAAATACTTCAGCTGAGTGACAGCATCAAGGGGCTGATCCATGCCGACACCGACCTGCTGGCAGTACGCCGCCAGGCCTTCAAGGAAGGCATGCGCAGCTTGCGACTGTCCGGCGCGCAAAAAATCGCCGCCGGGCTGACGACTGTCGAGGAGGTGCTGCGGGTAACGCCGCAAAGCGAGCACAAGTGA
- a CDS encoding DUF2388 domain-containing protein has protein sequence MMRLKLAVATLALLSLPVGSAMADTFWRNVISSGATTGSTYLTFKDHKLIVAAQDDAGSFVASDGNIRGPYLEAAMQKVRADNPGLQATDMELANAILAKNAVAQD, from the coding sequence ATCATGCGTCTCAAACTTGCTGTCGCTACCCTAGCCTTGCTGTCTCTTCCTGTTGGCTCGGCAATGGCCGACACGTTTTGGCGTAACGTCATCTCATCCGGTGCAACCACCGGTTCCACCTACCTGACTTTCAAGGACCACAAACTGATCGTCGCCGCCCAGGACGACGCCGGTAGCTTCGTCGCCAGTGACGGCAACATCCGCGGCCCATACCTGGAAGCCGCGATGCAGAAGGTCCGTGCCGACAACCCGGGCTTGCAGGCCACCGACATGGAACTGGCTAACGCGATCCTGGCGAAAAACGCTGTCGCCCAGGACTGA
- the gcvH gene encoding glycine cleavage system protein GcvH — protein MSDIPAELRFAESHEWARLEADGSVTVGISDHAQEALGDVVFVELPEIGKEFEAGDAAGVVESVKAASDIYAPVGGVVIAVNEELAGSPELLNSEPYTAWIFKLKPSNAAADLGKLLDAAGYKAAIGE, from the coding sequence ATGAGTGATATCCCTGCCGAACTGCGTTTTGCCGAAAGTCATGAGTGGGCGCGCCTGGAAGCTGACGGTAGCGTCACCGTGGGCATCTCCGACCATGCCCAGGAAGCGCTGGGTGATGTGGTGTTCGTCGAGCTGCCGGAAATCGGTAAGGAGTTTGAGGCCGGTGATGCAGCAGGTGTGGTGGAGTCGGTCAAGGCTGCTTCCGACATCTATGCCCCGGTCGGTGGTGTAGTGATCGCTGTCAACGAGGAGCTGGCCGGCTCGCCCGAGCTGTTGAACTCCGAGCCGTACACCGCCTGGATCTTCAAGCTCAAGCCTTCCAATGCCGCTGCTGATCTCGGCAAGCTGCTTGATGCGGCTGGCTACAAGGCTGCCATCGGCGAGTGA
- the gcvT gene encoding glycine cleavage system aminomethyltransferase GcvT, whose protein sequence is MGQRTPLYDLHLALGAKMVDFGGWDMPLHYGSQVEEHHQVRRDCGVFDVSHMTVIDVAGTQAKAWLQRLLANDVDRLRDTGSALYSAMLNEQGGIVDDMIVYRVDEGYRLVFNASTRDQDLAWMQAQLGEYDVQLRERPELAMLAIQGPQARNKIAELVSQSRGQLIQQLKPFEGRADGDWFIARTGYTGEDGLEIVLPAHEAPSFFNDLVGAGISPIGLGARDTLRLEAGMNLYGQDIHQDISPLASNMAWNIAWEPASRQFIGRGALEAELAGGVQHKLVGLVLEERGVLRAHQVVRIADVGEGEITSGSFSPTLSKSIALARVPMATADRAEVEIRGKWYPVRVVKPTFVRHGKTLI, encoded by the coding sequence ATGGGACAGCGTACGCCTCTGTATGACCTTCATCTCGCCCTCGGCGCGAAGATGGTCGATTTTGGCGGTTGGGATATGCCTCTGCATTACGGCTCGCAAGTCGAGGAGCACCATCAGGTACGTCGCGATTGCGGTGTGTTCGATGTATCCCACATGACGGTGATCGATGTCGCCGGTACCCAGGCCAAGGCCTGGCTGCAGCGCTTGCTCGCCAACGACGTCGATCGCTTGCGGGACACGGGAAGTGCCCTCTACAGTGCCATGCTCAACGAGCAGGGCGGCATCGTCGACGACATGATCGTCTACCGCGTCGACGAGGGTTACCGGCTGGTCTTCAACGCCTCGACCCGGGATCAGGATCTGGCCTGGATGCAGGCGCAGCTCGGGGAGTACGACGTGCAATTGCGCGAACGTCCCGAACTGGCGATGCTGGCCATCCAGGGGCCCCAGGCCCGGAACAAGATTGCCGAGCTGGTCTCGCAATCGCGCGGTCAGTTGATCCAGCAGCTCAAGCCCTTTGAAGGCCGTGCCGACGGTGACTGGTTCATCGCGCGCACGGGCTACACCGGTGAAGACGGCCTGGAGATTGTCCTGCCCGCCCACGAGGCACCGAGTTTCTTCAATGATCTGGTGGGGGCGGGTATTTCCCCCATTGGCCTTGGTGCTCGCGATACCTTGCGTCTGGAGGCTGGCATGAACCTCTACGGCCAGGACATTCACCAGGACATTTCCCCGTTGGCCTCGAACATGGCCTGGAACATTGCCTGGGAGCCGGCGAGCCGTCAGTTCATCGGGCGCGGTGCGCTGGAAGCCGAGTTGGCGGGGGGCGTGCAACACAAACTGGTTGGCCTGGTGCTGGAAGAGCGCGGCGTCTTGCGCGCCCATCAGGTGGTTCGCATTGCCGATGTGGGCGAAGGTGAGATCACCAGTGGCAGTTTTTCTCCTACGCTTAGCAAGTCAATCGCCCTGGCACGTGTTCCGATGGCTACCGCCGACCGTGCCGAGGTGGAAATTCGTGGTAAGTGGTACCCGGTACGGGTGGTCAAACCGACCTTCGTCCGCCATGGCAAGACCCTGATTTAA
- a CDS encoding iron ABC transporter permease — MTHPAQRRWYPLVFAIAALVLLPLSVLLLSWQSIDLQIWSHLWDTQMPRLLGNTLTLIVGVGVGVTVLGVSLAWLTSLCEFPGRRWLDWALMLPFAIPAYVLAFVFVGLLDFAGPVQTLLRDWFGSGLRMPRVRSTGGVILVLVLVFYPYVYLLARSAFLAQGKGLMEAARVLGQSPWQAFWRVALPMARPAIGAGVALALMETLADFGAVSVFNFDTFTTAIYKTWYGFFSLSSAAQLASLLLLAVMLVLYGERRARGAQRASSERPRVKALYALRGLKAAAASGWCLLVFACAFVIPVLQLVVWFWQRGRFDLDERYVGLIVHTLYLGGLAALITVCVALLLAFARRLAPTRVIRAGVGLANLGYALPGSVLAVSIMLAFSYLDRELVIPLSTLLGGAGKPLLLGSLSALLLAYLVRFLAVAYGPLESSLARIRPSLPEAARSLGVSGPRLFFNVYLPLLLPGTLSAALLVFVDVLKEMPATLLMRPFGWDTLAVRVFEMTSEGEWARAALPALTLVLVGLLPVIGLIRRSAHRNS, encoded by the coding sequence TTGACCCACCCCGCCCAACGCCGCTGGTACCCCCTGGTCTTCGCCATCGCCGCGCTGGTCCTGTTGCCCTTGAGCGTGCTGTTGCTGTCCTGGCAAAGCATCGACCTGCAAATCTGGTCCCACCTGTGGGACACCCAGATGCCGCGTCTGTTGGGCAATACCCTGACGCTGATCGTGGGGGTGGGGGTAGGTGTGACGGTGCTGGGCGTCAGTCTTGCCTGGCTCACCAGTCTGTGTGAGTTCCCGGGCCGGCGTTGGCTCGACTGGGCATTGATGCTGCCGTTCGCGATTCCTGCCTACGTGCTGGCGTTTGTCTTCGTGGGCCTGCTGGACTTTGCCGGCCCGGTGCAAACCCTGTTGCGTGACTGGTTCGGCAGCGGCCTGCGCATGCCCCGGGTCCGCTCCACCGGCGGAGTGATCCTGGTGCTGGTGCTGGTTTTTTACCCTTACGTGTACCTGCTGGCGCGCAGTGCGTTCCTGGCCCAGGGCAAGGGCTTGATGGAAGCGGCCCGGGTACTCGGACAATCACCGTGGCAGGCATTCTGGCGGGTGGCTTTGCCGATGGCCCGGCCGGCCATTGGGGCGGGCGTGGCGTTGGCGTTGATGGAGACCCTGGCGGATTTCGGGGCGGTGTCGGTGTTCAACTTCGACACTTTCACCACAGCCATCTACAAGACCTGGTACGGCTTCTTCAGTCTTTCCAGTGCTGCCCAACTGGCCAGCCTGTTGTTGCTGGCGGTGATGCTGGTGCTCTATGGCGAGCGCCGGGCCCGGGGCGCCCAGCGGGCCAGTAGCGAACGGCCCAGGGTCAAGGCCTTGTACGCCTTGCGCGGCCTCAAGGCAGCAGCGGCCAGCGGTTGGTGCCTGCTGGTATTCGCCTGCGCATTTGTCATTCCCGTCCTGCAACTGGTGGTGTGGTTCTGGCAGCGAGGCCGTTTCGATCTGGATGAGCGCTATGTCGGGTTGATCGTCCACACCCTTTACCTGGGTGGCCTGGCGGCGCTGATCACCGTTTGCGTGGCCTTGTTGCTGGCTTTCGCCCGGCGCCTGGCCCCGACCCGCGTCATTCGCGCTGGCGTGGGGCTGGCGAACCTGGGGTATGCCTTGCCTGGCTCGGTGCTGGCGGTGTCGATCATGCTTGCGTTCAGCTATCTGGACCGTGAACTGGTGATCCCGCTGTCGACCTTGCTCGGCGGCGCGGGCAAACCGTTGTTGCTGGGCAGCCTGTCGGCGCTGTTGCTGGCATATCTGGTGCGCTTCCTGGCCGTGGCCTACGGTCCGTTGGAGAGCAGCCTGGCGCGGATTCGTCCGTCCTTGCCCGAAGCGGCACGCAGCCTTGGGGTAAGTGGGCCACGACTGTTTTTCAATGTGTATCTGCCGTTGCTGTTGCCCGGCACCCTGAGCGCAGCCTTGCTGGTGTTCGTCGACGTGCTCAAGGAAATGCCCGCGACCTTGCTGATGCGCCCGTTCGGCTGGGACACGCTGGCGGTGCGGGTCTTCGAGATGACCAGCGAAGGGGAATGGGCGCGTGCCGCGTTGCCGGCGCTGACGTTGGTCCTGGTGGGGTTGTTGCCGGTCATCGGATTGATACGACGTTCGGCCCATCGAAACAGCTAG
- a CDS encoding extracellular solute-binding protein — protein MSASKRLLSVLALTLIGSTAVQAADEVVVYSSRIDELIKPVFDAYTQKTGVSVKFITDKEAPLMQRIKAEGENATADLLLTVDAGNLWQAEQMGILQPFTSPVIDANIPSQYRASSHAWTGLSLRARTIAYSTDRVKPDELTTYEALADDQWEGRLCLRTSKKVYNQSLTATLIETHGAKKAEKILKGWVRNLSTDVFSDDTALLEAINAGQCDVGLVNTYYYGRLHQQKPDLKVKLFWPNQADRGVHINLSGIGLTRHAPHPEAAKKLVEWMTTPEAQSIFADVNQEFPANPKVEPSKEVAAWGKFKADTLPVEVAGKRQAEAIRMMDRAGWN, from the coding sequence ATGTCGGCATCCAAGCGCTTGCTGTCCGTCCTCGCCCTGACCCTGATCGGCTCCACTGCCGTGCAGGCCGCCGATGAGGTGGTGGTCTACTCCTCACGCATCGATGAGCTGATCAAGCCAGTCTTCGATGCCTACACCCAGAAGACTGGTGTATCGGTTAAGTTCATCACCGACAAGGAAGCGCCGTTGATGCAGCGCATCAAGGCCGAAGGTGAAAATGCCACCGCCGACCTGCTGCTCACCGTCGACGCCGGCAACCTCTGGCAGGCCGAGCAGATGGGCATTCTCCAGCCATTCACCTCCCCGGTGATCGACGCCAACATCCCGTCTCAATACCGTGCCTCCTCCCATGCCTGGACCGGCTTGAGCCTGCGGGCACGGACCATTGCCTACTCCACCGACCGGGTCAAACCCGACGAGCTGACCACCTACGAAGCCCTGGCAGACGATCAATGGGAAGGTCGCCTGTGCCTGCGCACTTCGAAGAAGGTCTACAACCAGTCCCTGACCGCCACCCTGATCGAAACCCACGGTGCGAAAAAAGCCGAGAAGATCCTCAAGGGCTGGGTTCGGAACTTGTCCACCGATGTGTTTTCCGACGACACCGCATTGCTTGAGGCGATCAACGCCGGGCAGTGCGACGTCGGCCTCGTCAACACCTATTATTACGGTCGTCTGCACCAGCAGAAGCCGGACCTGAAAGTGAAGCTGTTCTGGCCGAACCAGGCCGACCGGGGCGTGCACATCAATCTGTCGGGCATCGGCCTGACCCGGCACGCGCCGCATCCCGAAGCGGCGAAGAAACTGGTGGAGTGGATGACCACGCCTGAGGCACAGAGCATCTTTGCCGACGTGAACCAGGAGTTTCCGGCCAATCCCAAAGTGGAGCCGTCGAAGGAAGTCGCAGCCTGGGGCAAATTCAAGGCCGACACGCTGCCGGTTGAGGTGGCGGGCAAGCGCCAGGCCGAAGCCATTCGCATGATGGACCGGGCGGGTTGGAACTGA
- a CDS encoding 2-octaprenyl-3-methyl-6-methoxy-1,4-benzoquinol hydroxylase yields the protein MRADLLIVGAGMVGSALALALQGSGLQVLLLDGSPMSVRPFDPEAAFEPRVSALSTASQRILERLGVWDGIAARRASPYTDMHVWDGSGTGQIHFSAESLHADTLGHIVENRVVQDALLDRLHDCDLGLLANARLEQMRRSGDEWLLTLADGRTLRAPLVIAADGASSAVRRLTGIATREWDYLHHAIVTSVRSAKPHRMTAWQRFTDNGPLAFLPLERDGRHDWCSIVWSTTPGEAQRLMALDDAGFCTELERAFEGRLGQVLSADPRLCVPLRQRHAKRYVAEGLALIGDAAHTIHPLAGQGVNLGFLDAAVLAEVLLQAAGRGERLADVKVLSRYERRRMPHNLALMAAMEGFERLFQADPLPVRWLRNTGLKLVDRLPEAKALFVREALGLIGDLPDLAKA from the coding sequence TTGCGTGCAGATCTGCTGATTGTCGGTGCCGGTATGGTCGGCAGCGCCCTGGCGCTGGCGTTGCAGGGCAGTGGCTTGCAGGTGCTGTTGCTCGACGGCAGCCCGATGAGCGTCAGACCCTTCGATCCCGAGGCGGCATTCGAACCCCGCGTCAGCGCCTTGTCGACGGCCAGCCAGCGGATCCTCGAACGCCTTGGTGTCTGGGACGGTATCGCCGCCCGCCGCGCCAGTCCCTACACCGACATGCACGTCTGGGACGGCAGCGGCACCGGGCAGATTCATTTTTCCGCCGAAAGTCTGCATGCCGACACCCTGGGGCATATTGTTGAGAACCGTGTGGTGCAGGACGCATTGCTGGACCGGTTGCATGATTGCGACCTGGGCCTGCTCGCCAACGCGCGGCTCGAGCAGATGCGCCGCTCCGGCGATGAGTGGCTGCTGACCCTGGCCGATGGTCGCACTCTGCGGGCACCGCTGGTCATCGCCGCCGACGGCGCGAGTTCCGCCGTGCGCCGCCTGACGGGGATCGCTACCCGTGAGTGGGATTACCTGCACCATGCCATCGTTACCAGCGTGCGCAGCGCCAAACCCCATCGAATGACGGCGTGGCAGCGCTTCACTGACAACGGTCCGCTGGCTTTCCTGCCCCTGGAGCGCGACGGCCGACACGATTGGTGTTCGATTGTCTGGTCCACGACCCCTGGCGAGGCGCAGCGCTTGATGGCTCTGGATGACGCCGGTTTCTGCACCGAGCTGGAGCGGGCCTTCGAAGGCCGGCTCGGCCAGGTCCTCAGCGCCGACCCGCGCCTGTGCGTACCGTTGCGCCAGCGCCACGCCAAGCGCTACGTGGCCGAAGGCCTGGCCTTGATCGGCGATGCGGCTCACACCATTCACCCGCTGGCCGGACAGGGCGTGAACCTGGGCTTCCTCGATGCCGCCGTGCTGGCCGAGGTGCTATTACAGGCAGCCGGACGGGGCGAGCGGCTGGCGGACGTCAAGGTGTTGAGCCGCTACGAGCGACGACGCATGCCCCATAACCTGGCGCTGATGGCGGCGATGGAGGGGTTCGAGCGGCTGTTCCAGGCCGATCCATTGCCGGTGCGCTGGTTGCGTAATACCGGGTTGAAGCTGGTGGATCGCCTGCCTGAGGCCAAGGCGCTGTTCGTGCGCGAAGCGCTGGGACTGATAGGGGATCTGCCGGATCTGGCCAAGGCTTGA